One Setaria italica strain Yugu1 chromosome I, Setaria_italica_v2.0, whole genome shotgun sequence DNA window includes the following coding sequences:
- the LOC101786751 gene encoding uncharacterized protein LOC101786751 has protein sequence MVVGRETCTHRGASYRCASERCSTSSGARRATASHTPHSAPHRHGGDMLPLLSPPRLGAAAANGNASVGGTATPPRPAVILPGLGNNTGDYARLAAALRDDHGLPAAVVARVTRPDWLRNAAGLFDANYWRGTLRPRPVLDWYLKRVDESVSEARELCASDGKISLIGHSAGGWLARVYMEEFDASDISLLLTLGTPHLPPPKGVSGVIDQTRGLLNYVEKNCAPAVYTPELRYVCIAGRYIQGAPLLGNSAVASDEVLAVDTPSEGGEAVIISTKDKSTPSSATWRARFVGQGYKQVCGRADVWGDGVVPEMAAHLEGALNISFDGVYHSPVGADDEQRPWYGSPAILKQWVHHLLS, from the exons ATGGTGGTGGGAAGGGAGACGTGCACCCACCGCGGCGCTAGCTACCGCTGCGCGTCCGAGCGCTGCTCCACTTCGAGTGGCGCACGCCGCGCCACGGCGAGCCACACTCCCCACTCGGCACCGCACCGGCACGGCGGCGACATGCTCCcgctcctctctcctccgcggCTTGGTGCCGCAGCCGCCAACGGCAACGCCAGCGTCGGCGGCACTGCGACGCCCCCGCGGCCGGCCGTCATCCTCCCA GGGCTCGGGAACAACACGGGCGACTACGCGCGgctcgccgcggcgctgcgGGACGACCACGGCCTGCCGGCGGCCGTCGTGGCGCGGGTGACGCGCCCCGACTGGCTCCGCAACGCCGCAGGGCTCTTCGACGCCAACTACTGGCGGGGAACGCTCCGCCCGCGCCCCGTGCTCGACTG GTACCTGAAGCGGGTGGACGAATCGGTGTCTGAGGCGAGGGAACTATGCGCTTCAG ATGGGAAGATATCATTGATAGGGCATTCGGCAGGGGGCTGGCTCGCACGGGTGTACATGGAAGAGTTTGATGCTTCTGATATAAGTTTACTGCTCACCCTAGGCACCCCTCACTT GCCTCCTCCAAAAGGTGTATCTGGGGTAATTGATCAGACTAGAGGACTACTGAACTACGTCGAGAAGAATTGCGCTCCAGCTGTATATACACCTGAACTGAGATATGTGTGCATTGCTGGAAG GTACATCCAAGGCGCTCCTCTTCTGGGGAACTCTGCAGTTGCTTCAGATGAGGTCCTAGCAGTGGACACTCCTTCAGAAGGAGGCGAGGCTGTTATTATCAGTACCAAAGACAAATCTACTCCATCAAGTGCCACATGGAGAGCCCGGTTTGTCGGACAAGGGTACAAGCAG GTTTGTGGCCGTGCGGATGTGTGGGGCGACGGCGTTGTTCCTGAAATGGCTGCGCATCTAGAAGGTGCACTGAACATAAGCTTCGACGGTGTGTACCATTCGCCTGTAGGTGCTGATGATGAACAGAGGCCCTGGTATGGCTCTCCGGCAATCCTGAAGCAGTGGGTGCATCACCTTCTCAGCTGA
- the LOC101752608 gene encoding protein RESPONSE TO LOW SULFUR 1-like — MAPSISIGVATPSSSSGAGRKSRGVVAAVEVEEAELLRRRNAELEREVAALRAELGAARRRADTAEEAEERLCAQLGDAEVEAVEIAREYQARVEDLARELAAARRAAVAAARSS; from the coding sequence ATGGCGCCGTCCATCTCCATCGGCGTCGCGACGCCGTCTTCCTCGTCCGGCGCGGGGAGGAAGAGCCGCGGggtcgtggcggccgtggaggtggaggaggcggagctcctgcggcggcggaaCGCGGAGCTggagcgggaggtggcggcgctgcgggcggagctgggcgcggcgcggcggcgcgcggacacggcggaggaggccgaggagcgGCTGTGCGCGCAGCTGGGCGACGCCGAGGTGGAGGCTGTCGAGATCGCGCGGGAATACCAGGCCCGCGTCGAGGACCTCGCCagggagctcgccgccgcgcgccgagccgccgtcgccgcggccagATCGTCCTAG